In one window of Eleutherodactylus coqui strain aEleCoq1 chromosome 10, aEleCoq1.hap1, whole genome shotgun sequence DNA:
- the LOC136580441 gene encoding uncharacterized protein, producing MTEYKNRESLYLTIGVLAISAGSLLLSVEYYSTAASASRIPPTALGVLLLLLATVLGYVGIRKVRRAVALWVTLFWTVSALWCGYGVNLILRGNNVIRVSEMGNAIVPGLVAFLLGLFIIGIVGILQKKIVLALISVALSLSTIHETVTFYGSGVGNSAVACNYLIVVLLGIYFIGGRAIYHVSKEKVKLPGIDIINNSNEQGGSSKVALEATCFILNMVASSVFGCRLLGITSSLFVGQVAWLWMAAVYQTVICILSYRNYHMLEATHFAFFSILTYAEGYSLMYQFLNTSQLNYPIPFFVVFAILFCVLLLFTSIQSLIQSIYLLFYVAYCIALACKYQGFFHGGPQGVSIAIYIVSAILVLITLYNATLSAKIPTGEGTIRKLFANNNLFKLHQEKDLNEPYLGYSKYGDAEILAHACSILAAFAMTMPGNPDEPLVTVVLPWVVVAGGLYNIICGSVAFSRGKTLESNAFILYGVMWVIWGICRYSGIYITNRGFNTAVGIICFILFNTFIILSTLFLTKAWFVYTLTFQLILISFLLDAVGALPRGYDIAVTIIFGLVGFYLFLSTIHNATFEAPQLPVGSPFIKISGFSNDRSNCPHLISTKTSSVQKIAEIMKNGGICGVPTDTVYILVAACNQPEAVERAYKTKLQAQDRPMSLWISSLEQLKPAKHLLSPLLWDFMEAAWPSSISLVIPRGPWLDVLGARDSAKYIGTPHSIAVRIPDCSVTTHLIDMVGPIAVTSANPSGEADTTHHNQVYAKLGDKVNGVLCDGASPENIASTVVDCTKIETGNIAFFRVGIIPKSQVLQILDQVQQKRKNGYVNGSFSGSTEDIPQQINESEDKSDMEQNTSSEENKSHDNNGCTIEDEHL from the exons ATGACTGAATACAAGAACAGAGAGTCGCTCTATCTCACTATTGGAGTCCTGGCTATTAGTGCAG GGAGTCTTCTTCTATCAGTAGAGTATTACAGCACTGCTGCATCTGCTTCTCGTATACCCCCAACTGCCCTTGGCGTTCTTCTCCTTTTATTGGCAACTGTTTTAGGATATGTAG GCATCCGGAAAGTTCGAAGAGCTGTTGCACTTTGGGTCACGTTGTTCTGGACAGTCTCAGCGCTATGGTGCGGATACGGAGTCAACTTGATCCTGAGAGGAAACAATGTGATCAGAGTCTCTGAAATGGGGAATGCGATAGTTCCCGGCTTAGTAGCATTTCTCCTGGGGCTGTTTATTATTGGTATAGTGGGGATCCTTCAAAAGAAAATTGTCCTTGCTTTGATTTCTGTCGCCCTTTCTCTTTCCACCATTCATGAAACCGTTACATTCTATGGTAGCGGAGTAGGTAACTCAGCAGTTGCATGTAATTATCTTATAGTCGTGTTACTTGGGATATACTTTATTGGTGGTCGGGCTATCTATCATGTTAGCAAGGAGAAAGTGAAGTTACCAGGAATAGATATAATTAACAACAGCAATGAGCAAGGAGGTTCCAGTAAGGTAGCATTGGAAGCTACTTGTTTCATCCTTAACATGGTGGCCTCTAGTGTGTTTGGCTGCAGACTCCTAGGAATAACAAGTAGTCTATTTGTTGGCCAAGTGGCATGGCTTTGGATGGCTGCTGTCTACCAGACAGTTATCTGTATCCTCTCATATCGTAATTACCATATGCTGGAAGCCACACATTTTGCATTTTTCTCCATCCTGACATATGCAGAAGGCTACTCTCTAATGTATCAGTTTTTGAACACTAGCCAATTAAATTACCCCATCCCGTTCTTCGTGGTTTTCGCTATACTATTTTGTGTCCTCCTTCTCTTTACCAGTATTCAAAGTCTTATACAATCAATATACTTATTGTTCTATGTTGCCTACTGCATTGCATTAGCTTGTAAATATCAGGGATtttttcatggtgggccgcagggAGTTAGTATTGCAATTTACATTGTTTCAGCCATTTTAGTGCTAATTACTCTATACAATGCAACGTTATCTGCAAAAATCCCAACAGGTGAGGGCACCATTAGGAAACTGTTCGCTAACAATAACCTTTTCAAGCTCCATCAGGAAAAAGATCTAAATGAACCCTATCTAGGTTATTCCAAGTATGGCGATGCAGAAATCCTTGCTCATGCATGCAGCATTTTGGCTGCCTTTGCCATGACAATGCCAGGGAACCCTGACGAACCTTTGGTTACAGTGGTCTTGCCATGGGTTGTAGTTGCTGGAGGgctttacaatattatatgtgggTCAGTAGCTTTCTCCCGCGGCAAGACGCTGGAAAGCAACGCTTTCATTCTGTATGGAGTAATGTGGGTGATATGGGGGATTTGCCGTTATAGTGGTATCTACATCACAAACAGGGGTTTCAACACGGCTGTAGGAATTATATGCTTCATTCTCTTTAATACTTTTATTATTCTCAGCACACTCTTCTTAACTAAAGCCTGGTTTGTGTATACTCTCACCTTTCAACTTATTTTAATCAGCTTTCTTCTTGATGCAGTGGGTGCACTGCCTCGGGGCTATGATATCGCTGTTACCATTATATTTGGCCTTGTTGGCTTCTATTTATTTCTTTCAACCATTCATAATGCCACTTTTGAGGCTCCCCAGTTACCAGTTGGCAGCCCCTTTATCAAAATTAGTGGTTTTTCAAATGACAGATCAAATTGTCCTCATCTCATTTCTACAAAGACCAGCTCAGTACAAAAAATTGCAG AAATTATGAAAAATGGAGGGATATGTGGCGTACCTACGGACACGGTGTACATCCTAGTGGCAGCTTGCAATCAGCCGGAAGCAGTAGAGAGGGCATACAA GACAAAACTTCAAGCTCAAGATCGCCCAATGTCTCTGTGGATTTCAAGCCTGGAACAATTAAAACCCGCTAAACATTTGCTTAGTCCTTTGCTATGGGACTTTATGGAAGCAGCTTGGCCCTCATCCATCAGTCTTGTCATTCCAAGAG GACCATGGTTGGATGTGTTAGGTGCGCGAGACTCTGCAAAGTACATTGGAACTCCTCACAGTATTGCTGTACGGATACCAGACTGTTCAGTGACTACTCACTTAATTGATATG GTTGGCCCTATTGCAGTTACATCAGCCAATCCTTCTGGAGAAGCAGACACTACCCATCACAATCAAGTCTATGCAAAACTCGGAGATAAA GTTAATGGCGTTCTGTGTGACGGGGCGTCCCCCGAAAATATTGCTTCTACTGTGGTGGACTGCACAAAAATCGAAACTGGTAATATCGCATTCTTTAGAGTTGGCATCATTCCCAAGTCACAG GTTTTACAAATATTAGACCAAGTGCAGCAGAAACGGAAGAATGGTTATGTTAATGGGAGCTTCTCTGGATCCACAGAAGATATTCCACAGCAGATAAATGAGTCCGAAGACAAGTCAGACATGGAGCAAAATACCAGCTCTGAAGAGAATAAATCACATGATAACAATGGCTGTACAATCGAAGATGAACATTTGTAG